Proteins from a single region of Ischnura elegans chromosome 2, ioIscEleg1.1, whole genome shotgun sequence:
- the LOC124153704 gene encoding uncharacterized protein LOC124153704, with translation MQAQEKIWEKRYRRLDGKVSMALSMLTELKKELKSKPVVNEESISVNRKFPLKTLDDVEELERELSEDVSLHNNLVTQLARICGDEEQPSAKHFCLTGKSGVEGMKKKKFMGTKICSVIMGECLRVLCLSLISTLMYT, from the exons atgCAAGCTCAGGAGAAGATATGGGAAAAGAGATACAGAAGATTAGATGGGAAGGTGAGCATGGCTTTAAGCATGCTcacagaattaaagaaagagctaAAGTCCAAGCCTGTAGTGAATGAAGAGAGCATTTCCGTCAACCGGAAATTCCCTCTTAAAACTTTGGATGATGTAGAGGAGCTTGAGAGGGAACTGTCAGAGGATGTATCTCTCCACAATAATTTG gttACTCAACTTGCTCGCATTTGTGGTGATGAGGAGCAACCCTCAGCGAAGCACTTCTGCCTCACCGGAAAGTCTGGAGTTGAggggatgaagaagaaaaagtttaTGGGAACGAAAATATGCAGTGTCATTATGGGTGAGTGTCTTCGTGTATTATGTCTATCATTAATCAGTACTCTAATGTATACTTAA